AGCGTCCGGCAGCGCATCCCAACTCTCGGTTCACCGTGTCCGCGCGCCAGTGCCCCAGCTATTCGCCGGAGAGTGAGAACCCGGTCGGGGTGCCGATTTCCGCGATCGTGTTCGGCGGACGACGGCCCTCGCTGGTGCCGCTGGTATTCGAAGCCCGCGACTGGACGCACGGCGTGCTGATCGGCGCGGCGATGGGCTCGGAAACGACGGCCGCAGCCACCGGCGCGGTAGGCGTCATGCGCCGCGATCCGATGGCGATGAAGCCCTTTTGCGGCTACAACTTCGCCGATTATTTCAGCCACTGGCTGGACTTTGACAACGGCAACAACAAGCTGCCGAAGATTTTCCACGTCAACTGGTTCCGCCGGGGTGCCGGAGGCGACTTCCTGTGGCCGGGCTTTGGCGAGAACCTGCGGGTGCTCGAGTGGATGATCGGCCGGGTGAAAGGAACCGCGGGCGCTGTGGAGACACCGATTGGCAACCTCCCGACCGCGTCCGACCTGAATCTGGAAGGCGTTGAGCTGAGTGGGGAGGCGATGGAGAAGCTGTTCGGCTTTGAGCGAACCGGCTGGCAGCAGGAGTTCGCCAGCATCGGCGAATACCTCGAAGAGTACGGCCCGCGGATGCCGCAGGCGCTGAGGGATGAGCAGCAGCGCATCGCGACCCTGCTGCAGGATTAGTGCAGACCGGCCGACCGGGCTCGGCAGGACGACGAAACCCCGGCATCGTCGGGGTTTTTACTGCTGCTGCAATACGCCATCAATACGCCATGTAAACGGCCCCGTTTCCGGGGCCGTTTGTTTACACACCAATGACCGATGTTTTGATCAGAAGCGCTGTACGTACTCCATGTAGAGGTACTGGGAGTCCGGGATGTCGTACTGCGGATCGAACGAATTGGCGAACGCCTGGAACGTCGTCGGCGCACGCTTCTTGAACACGTTGTTCACGCCCAGTTTGACGGTGCCGTCCCACGGCAGCTCGTAGCGCGCCTGCACATCGTGGTAGGTGGTTGCACCCAGCTTGTTGCGCGCCGCCAATCCATCGGCATCACGACGGGTATCGTCCGAGCAGAGACCGTCGCCCGGGAACGGGCAGTCCTCGACCAGGCTGGAGTAATAGCGGCTGATCCAGGTAACACCCAGATTGCCGTTGGTCCAATCCAGGGTCGCGTTGCCGCGCAGACGCCACTGGGGGTCGCGGTCAAAGTAACGACCGACCGCGCTTTCCACTTCCGAGTCCGAAGTGAACTGCGACTCCCACTGCGACATATACGACGCGCTCAATCCAGCGGTGAATCGTCCGTAAGCCGTTTCCGCCATACGGTAGTGCAGGTCCAGATCGTAGCCTTCTGCGTTGATCACGCTGAGGTTCTGCGGTCCCAACAACATGTAGTCGATCTGGAAATCGTTGGGACGGCGCGAGAACAGTGCGCAATACGCCTGGTCGCCCTGGGCGTAGCACTGGTCCAGGATGTAGGAAACCGACGGTGTGGCGAGGGCGTCCTTGATCTCGACACTCCACCAGTCCAGTTTGACCTCCAGGCCTTCCGCGTAGGACGGGCTGTAGACCAGGCCCAGGGTCTTCGAGGTGGACGTCTCCGGGCCGGCGTTGGGATTGCCGCCAAACGAGAACGGGAAGATCGTCTGACCGAAGTAGGCGTCCCCCGAGTTGGTCCGCTGGATGAAGTTCGCAGGCACCCCGTCCGCAAGGCAGTTGGCGGCAATGGTTGCGGTCCGGCCGCCGTAATCCGCCGAGCAGATGTCACCAAAGCTTTCATAGCTGTCCGCAAGTCCACGGAACAGGGTCTGGATGGGCGGTGCGCGGAAGCCCTCGGCCCAGCTTCCACGGACCAGGAGGTCGGCAAACGGTTTCCACTTGAAGCCGAACTTGCTGTTGGTCGTGTCACCGAAGTTGCTGTAGTCCGAGTAGCGCGAGGCCAGGCTGATTTCCAGCAGCTGTGCGCCAGGAACGTCGGCAAGGACCGGGATCAGGATTTCGCCGAAGATCTCGTTCAGATCGTAGGAACCGGCGGTAGCCTTGCGGCCGTTGCCCGAGGTGTAGCCGGCGGCAACGAAAGCGTCCGGGCGGTCAAAGCCGCTTTCCTTGCGCGACTCGATGCCGAGGGCGAAGCCCATCATCCCGGCGGGCAGTTCGAAGATATCGCCGGCGAGGTTTGCGGTGAAGCTCTCGCTGCGGTTCTGGAACGTGTCCTGCGCTGTGAACAGGATGTAGTCGAGCATCTCCTGGGTCACACCACCCGCTGGCGACAGCGGGTTGAACGGAACGCAGTCTCCGATCACGTTGCCCGGCGTTCCGCACTTGACTACGCCATCGCTGTCGAGGAACGACGGGCCGACGCCAGCGCGGACGTTGAGCATGTTGGCATCGCCGATCTGCGTGTCGTTCTGGTCAGACTTGTTGTACGCGTAGCCGATATCCCAGTTGAAGTATCGATCGGCAAAATTGAAGTTGCCTTCGAATCCGGCGTACGCGTGGAACGTCTTCACGTTCTGCTGGTAGACGCGAGCCTGCTCGGTAAGCCGGTGACTCCAGTTGACCTCGCGCCCATCCCCACCGTAGAGGGGATTATAGGGGTTGAAGTAGCTGTCGCCGCTCATGCCGGCATCGTTGCCGAACACTTCATCGCCGCCGTTGAGCGGGTAACCGGCGAGTTGCTGCTCCGAGCGCCGCTCGTTGTACAGCGCATCGCCGCGGAACGCGATCCTGTCGGTGAGATCGTAACGCCCCTTCAGGTACATCGCCGTACGGGTCTGCGGCGTAAGGAGGTAGTTGTCCTTGGCGTAGTTGTACGCGTACGCGCGGCTCCACGGAACGGTCTGGTCGATCCCGTAGCGCTGCTGGCCGTTGGGTCCGATGCCAACGGCATTGGGGGGGATGATGCTGAAGGTGCCGTCATAATCACCGGTGGGACCGGCGTTCCAGATTTTGCCGTTGGACGAGTAACCGCTGAACATCGCCGAACCCAGACCGAAGACCGGGACGGCGGATTGTTCACGATCACCGGCCATTACGGCGCCTTCTTCGACGCGCGACAGGCTCATAACGATGTTGCCGCGCTCGCCGTTCGCGCCCAAGGTTGCTTCGATGGTCTTGCGGTCACCGTCGCCCTGGCTGTATTGGCCAATGTGGGTGCGGAATTCGGCGCCTTCGAAGTTGTCGCGGGTGATGATGTTGATAACGCCTGCAATGGCGTCGGAACCGTAAACCGAGGATGCGCCGTCTTTGAGTACTTCGATGCGCTCGACCACGGCGGACGGAATGGTGTTCAGATCAACGGTTCCGTCCAGCCCTGAAACCCACCGACGACCGTCGACCAGCACCAGGGTGCGCTGAGCGCCCAGGTTGCGCAGCGAAATGGTGGAAGAACCGTCACCGCCGTTGTTGAAGGTACGGTTGATCGATGGGCCTGCCGCGGAGATGCGGTTGAGCACTTCGGCCACAGACGTGACGCCCTGCTTCTCGATCGCTGCACGGTCGAGGACCAGCACGGGCTGGGAAGTTTCGGCGTCAACGGAACGGATGCGCGAGCCGGTGACTTCAATTCGATCAAGGGTGGTGGGGCTGGTGTCGGGGGGCGCGTCCTGTGCGAAAGCGGCGCCAGTAGCGGCCAGCGTCGTAGCACCTGCCACGAGCGCCAACGTGATTGCGTCGCGGAGTTGGGTGGTCTTGTAGGTCATGTGTGCCTCTCTCTCCAAGTGGGTCTTGGTAGCTGCCAAGGTCCCCGACCGAAAGCGCCAAGTGAACGGGCTCGTTCGGCAAGGTGAGTCGATCCTATAGTGGAATTGGAAAGAATTAAAGTCTTGTTAAGAAATCTACTGGCCTTTCCCGGAGTTTTGTGGGCAAGAATCGCGGTCGACATCCCAACGCAGAGGCGCGACGACATCCTCGACGCCCGAATCGGCACGCGCCATGCGGTGCGGGCGCGGCGTCAAAGCGACGCCCACGGACGAGTCCGCCGGGACGAGAGCGCGTCGTCAGCGAGACGGTTAAAAATGCTCGGGTAAGTAGCGGTTGCGGCCGGTTGAACAACGACGACCCGCGCTATCAGGCGAAGTTCGCGTCAGACCGGCTGATCGGCCTGCAGATTGCGCCTTAGAGGTCTTGCTCGTAGCGGACGTAGGGTACGGTGCCCTCGTCGGCGTCCGCGTTTGCCGCGAACGGATTGCTGCCACGGGTGATCTTCTCGGCGCCGACCGTCAGGCTGCCACTCCATGGGGTGCGCCAGGTCAGACCGATTCCGAGCCCTTCCCATCCGCCGGGCTGCGTGGGTGTATCCACGACGCGGCCTATGATGTTCGCGTCGAAGTCGCCGTACCCCGCACCGACGGTGAGGGTGCGGCTGCTCCAGCGGTCGGCGAGTGCTGCCGGGGCATCTCCGGCCGGAATCAGGCGTGCCCGCGCCCAGGTGCCACCAATGGACACGGTGGCTTCGCTGCCGATGTTCTGCTTGCCGTACACGGTCAGCGTGTTCTGGTTGACCTGGCTGCTGGGATTGCCGGGCGTCAGCCAGGCGGGCAGGGTGTCGCGGCTTTTGCCTACCGATACGCCGAAGCGCGTAGAGCGGTTGCCGATGCTGGTGCCGGCCGTCAGGCGTTCGTGGCGCTCATCGTCCATCGCGGCCAGCAGGCAGTGATTGGCGAGATTGCCTATTGTGCCGGCCAGGCCGCTGCTGCGGTCGCAGACCAGCCCGAGGGTGTTGCCACTCTCGAGTCCGAATGCGGCGTCCAGGGTTGTACTGCCAACACGCCAGCGCGCACCCGTGGAAGATGTTCCGGTTGGCTCCAGCAAAAGCAGGGCTTCCAGCTTGCCGCTGGTGTTGTTCCAGACCGGCAGGACGGTGGTGTCAGCGCGTTTGGCCTTCTTCGGCGACTGCGCATGCGCGCCCGCCGCCACGCCGAAGGCGAGGAGCAGGGTCAGCGACAGTTGGAAGAGGCGGCTATTCATGACACAGATTCGACCTGGCTGGGCAGGCTGAGTTCCCCCGTACTGGATCATCGATACTACGGTGTTTATGTTTCTTTAACAATCAAGATGGCGTGAAATCGTGGTCATTGCAACCGGTCCGGCGGAGCGACCTGCTGGGCATGGATATCGAGCAGATCCTGAATCCGGTCCCGGGTGAACCGGTAGTCCGCACCACAGAACTCACAACGTATCTGCGCCTCCCCATCATCCGCAGCCGC
The genomic region above belongs to Lysobacter avium and contains:
- a CDS encoding XOO1806 family protein; the encoded protein is MNSRLFQLSLTLLLAFGVAAGAHAQSPKKAKRADTTVLPVWNNTSGKLEALLLLEPTGTSSTGARWRVGSTTLDAAFGLESGNTLGLVCDRSSGLAGTIGNLANHCLLAAMDDERHERLTAGTSIGNRSTRFGVSVGKSRDTLPAWLTPGNPSSQVNQNTLTVYGKQNIGSEATVSIGGTWARARLIPAGDAPAALADRWSSRTLTVGAGYGDFDANIIGRVVDTPTQPGGWEGLGIGLTWRTPWSGSLTVGAEKITRGSNPFAANADADEGTVPYVRYEQDL
- a CDS encoding TonB-dependent receptor domain-containing protein encodes the protein MTYKTTQLRDAITLALVAGATTLAATGAAFAQDAPPDTSPTTLDRIEVTGSRIRSVDAETSQPVLVLDRAAIEKQGVTSVAEVLNRISAAGPSINRTFNNGGDGSSTISLRNLGAQRTLVLVDGRRWVSGLDGTVDLNTIPSAVVERIEVLKDGASSVYGSDAIAGVINIITRDNFEGAEFRTHIGQYSQGDGDRKTIEATLGANGERGNIVMSLSRVEEGAVMAGDREQSAVPVFGLGSAMFSGYSSNGKIWNAGPTGDYDGTFSIIPPNAVGIGPNGQQRYGIDQTVPWSRAYAYNYAKDNYLLTPQTRTAMYLKGRYDLTDRIAFRGDALYNERRSEQQLAGYPLNGGDEVFGNDAGMSGDSYFNPYNPLYGGDGREVNWSHRLTEQARVYQQNVKTFHAYAGFEGNFNFADRYFNWDIGYAYNKSDQNDTQIGDANMLNVRAGVGPSFLDSDGVVKCGTPGNVIGDCVPFNPLSPAGGVTQEMLDYILFTAQDTFQNRSESFTANLAGDIFELPAGMMGFALGIESRKESGFDRPDAFVAAGYTSGNGRKATAGSYDLNEIFGEILIPVLADVPGAQLLEISLASRYSDYSNFGDTTNSKFGFKWKPFADLLVRGSWAEGFRAPPIQTLFRGLADSYESFGDICSADYGGRTATIAANCLADGVPANFIQRTNSGDAYFGQTIFPFSFGGNPNAGPETSTSKTLGLVYSPSYAEGLEVKLDWWSVEIKDALATPSVSYILDQCYAQGDQAYCALFSRRPNDFQIDYMLLGPQNLSVINAEGYDLDLHYRMAETAYGRFTAGLSASYMSQWESQFTSDSEVESAVGRYFDRDPQWRLRGNATLDWTNGNLGVTWISRYYSSLVEDCPFPGDGLCSDDTRRDADGLAARNKLGATTYHDVQARYELPWDGTVKLGVNNVFKKRAPTTFQAFANSFDPQYDIPDSQYLYMEYVQRF